One segment of Pseudanabaena sp. ABRG5-3 DNA contains the following:
- a CDS encoding Rho termination factor N-terminal domain-containing protein produces the protein MKTQTLTKTAIEAVITISLIAIMGLLTALIYALLSLLGTEPTNQSLLTSQIEAPETTVQKPATIKARPETTAALPSAKAAPKLDAVTEAKTEIIASATTKPLTKMTVQELRPLARERKIPNWRKLKKKELLLSLTT, from the coding sequence ATGAAAACTCAAACATTAACCAAGACTGCAATCGAAGCCGTCATTACCATCAGTCTGATTGCAATCATGGGACTATTGACCGCCCTCATCTACGCCCTACTATCATTGCTAGGGACTGAACCCACTAATCAATCCCTGCTAACTTCTCAGATAGAAGCACCAGAAACTACAGTCCAGAAACCAGCCACCATCAAAGCACGACCAGAAACAACAGCAGCTTTACCCTCAGCAAAAGCAGCTCCAAAACTAGATGCAGTCACAGAAGCAAAGACAGAGATCATTGCAAGCGCTACTACTAAACCTCTCACAAAAATGACCGTTCAAGAACTCAGACCCTTAGCCAGAGAGCGCAAAATCCCTAACTGGCGAAAACTGAAGAAGAAAGAACTACTTCTCTCCCTAACCACCTAA